A stretch of the Azorhizobium caulinodans ORS 571 genome encodes the following:
- a CDS encoding bifunctional [glutamine synthetase] adenylyltransferase/[glutamine synthetase]-adenylyl-L-tyrosine phosphorylase, whose translation MTALTSPSPELGPGLAAAIREAPVLFDEAAAAVKLSHTLERFADHDRASLDALLVAHPMARQVVLGVMEGAPFLTDVIRREPARLLRALETDPVARVAALVAAAGVQVREAEDEAAVMRALRRMRSEAALVIALADIGGVLPLMDVTRALTRVADTAVALALDFLLREAAGSGKLLLPDLNVPGKGSGLAAIAMGKHGAGELNYSSDVDLILVYDRAVAPLGPDAEASPTYVRIAKGLVRLLQERTEDGYVLRVDLRLRPDPGSTQVALSTASALAYYEREGATWERAAYIKARPVAGDLVVGREYLDELAPFVWRRVLDYQAISDVHAMKREIHAFRGHEVVAVEGHNVKLGRGGIREVEFFVQTQQLIAGGRDRDLRSPRTLEALGALVDHRWIAPEVRDDLSEAYVFLRRVEHRLQMVADAQTHTLPEGREALEAFARFMGYKDRDSFAAALVERLQRVQGHYAHLFEDSVTHPCLQGELHFPLDRDDRATLGTLSRLGFRDPPAASRLVREWLAGQPRALRTDAAREHLARIVALLIEQLSHGGDPDGALNAMDSFLRDLPGPHLLAALEHNPDLVRLIATIVSAAPRLGETLARRPSLADALLDPAFFDVLPDEPALAAHLEALLDAAPNEEEQFDRARRFRQEQHVLIGVRIVSGTLPAARAGEAYARVAEVIIRALHARVWARFVEAHGSIPGADTAVLSMGKLGSREMTAGSDLDLIVLYDFDPASDGTSDGPRPLVGAQYFARFTQRLVTALTSLTNAGKLYDVDLRLRPSGRSGPVATRIGSFENYQRTEAWTWEHMALTRARIISASPAFARRVEQVILQVLAHPRDPRRIAGDILDMRRAIAAEKGESDRWNLKHAAGGQVDAEFLAQFLVLIHAERHPEIVDTATARILTVAGWLQLLSPEDCQTLSNACRLYQDLTQVLRLAIDRPFVPAQASPALKALLARAGEMPDFSSLDAHLTDTEARVRAIFERILEAASA comes from the coding sequence ATGACCGCATTGACCTCCCCTTCTCCTGAACTCGGGCCTGGTCTCGCCGCTGCGATCCGGGAAGCGCCGGTGCTTTTCGATGAAGCGGCGGCGGCGGTGAAGCTCTCCCACACCCTCGAGCGGTTCGCGGACCACGACCGCGCGAGCCTCGATGCCCTTCTCGTTGCCCATCCCATGGCACGGCAGGTGGTGCTCGGCGTCATGGAGGGAGCGCCCTTCCTCACCGACGTCATCCGCCGGGAGCCCGCCCGCCTCTTGCGCGCGCTTGAGACCGATCCCGTCGCCCGGGTGGCCGCGCTCGTCGCGGCGGCGGGCGTGCAGGTGCGCGAGGCCGAGGACGAGGCAGCGGTGATGCGGGCGCTGCGCCGCATGCGCAGCGAGGCGGCCCTCGTCATCGCCCTCGCCGATATCGGCGGTGTGCTGCCGCTCATGGACGTGACGCGGGCCCTGACCCGCGTGGCCGATACGGCGGTCGCGCTGGCGCTGGATTTCCTGCTGCGCGAGGCGGCGGGCAGCGGCAAGCTGCTGCTGCCGGACCTCAACGTGCCCGGCAAGGGTTCGGGTCTCGCCGCCATCGCCATGGGCAAGCACGGGGCGGGCGAACTCAACTATTCCAGCGATGTGGACCTGATCCTGGTCTATGACCGGGCCGTGGCCCCGCTCGGCCCCGATGCCGAGGCGAGCCCCACCTATGTGCGCATCGCCAAGGGCCTCGTGCGTCTGCTCCAGGAGCGCACCGAGGACGGTTATGTCCTGCGCGTGGACCTGCGCCTCCGGCCTGATCCGGGCTCGACGCAGGTGGCGCTCTCCACCGCCTCGGCGCTCGCTTATTACGAGCGCGAGGGCGCGACCTGGGAGCGCGCGGCCTATATCAAGGCGCGGCCGGTCGCCGGCGACCTTGTGGTGGGCCGGGAGTATCTCGACGAGCTCGCCCCCTTCGTCTGGCGCCGGGTGCTGGATTATCAGGCCATCTCCGACGTCCACGCCATGAAGCGCGAGATTCATGCCTTCCGCGGGCATGAGGTGGTGGCGGTCGAGGGGCACAATGTGAAGCTCGGCCGGGGCGGCATCCGCGAGGTCGAGTTCTTCGTCCAGACCCAGCAACTGATCGCCGGCGGCCGGGACCGCGACCTGCGCTCGCCGCGCACGCTGGAGGCGCTGGGCGCGCTGGTGGACCACCGCTGGATCGCCCCCGAGGTGCGGGACGATCTGTCCGAGGCCTATGTCTTCCTGCGCCGGGTCGAGCATCGCCTCCAGATGGTGGCCGACGCCCAGACCCACACGCTGCCGGAAGGGCGCGAGGCCCTGGAGGCCTTCGCCCGCTTCATGGGCTACAAGGACCGCGACAGCTTCGCGGCCGCCCTCGTGGAGCGGCTCCAGCGGGTGCAGGGCCATTACGCCCATCTGTTCGAGGACAGCGTCACCCATCCCTGCCTCCAGGGCGAACTCCACTTCCCGCTGGACCGGGACGACCGCGCGACGCTCGGCACCCTGTCCCGCCTCGGCTTCCGCGATCCGCCCGCCGCCAGCCGTCTGGTCCGCGAGTGGCTGGCCGGCCAGCCGCGTGCGCTGCGCACGGACGCGGCGCGTGAGCATCTCGCCCGCATCGTGGCCCTTCTCATCGAGCAACTGTCCCATGGCGGCGACCCGGACGGCGCACTCAATGCCATGGACAGCTTCCTGCGCGACCTGCCCGGTCCGCACCTGCTGGCGGCGCTGGAGCACAATCCGGACCTCGTGCGCCTCATCGCCACCATCGTCAGCGCCGCCCCGCGCCTCGGCGAGACGCTGGCCCGGCGCCCCTCGCTCGCCGATGCGCTGCTCGATCCCGCCTTCTTCGACGTGCTGCCCGACGAGCCGGCCCTCGCCGCCCATCTCGAAGCCTTGCTCGATGCGGCGCCGAATGAGGAAGAACAGTTCGACCGCGCCCGCCGCTTCCGGCAGGAACAGCACGTTCTGATCGGCGTGCGCATCGTCTCCGGCACGCTGCCGGCGGCGCGGGCGGGCGAGGCCTATGCCCGCGTGGCGGAGGTCATCATCCGCGCCCTGCACGCCCGCGTCTGGGCGCGCTTCGTGGAGGCGCACGGCAGCATTCCCGGCGCGGATACGGCAGTGCTCTCCATGGGCAAGCTCGGCAGCCGCGAGATGACCGCCGGCTCCGACCTCGATCTCATCGTGCTCTACGATTTCGATCCGGCCTCGGACGGCACGTCGGATGGCCCGCGCCCGCTGGTCGGAGCGCAGTATTTCGCCCGCTTCACCCAGCGCCTCGTCACCGCGCTGACCAGCCTCACCAATGCCGGCAAGCTCTATGACGTGGACCTGCGCCTGCGCCCGTCCGGCCGGTCAGGCCCGGTGGCGACGCGCATCGGCTCCTTCGAGAATTACCAGCGCACCGAGGCCTGGACCTGGGAGCACATGGCGCTGACCCGGGCGCGGATCATCTCCGCCAGCCCCGCCTTTGCCCGGCGGGTGGAGCAGGTGATCCTGCAGGTGCTCGCCCATCCGCGTGATCCCCGCCGCATCGCCGGCGACATTCTCGACATGCGCCGGGCCATCGCGGCGGAGAAGGGCGAAAGCGACCGCTGGAATCTCAAGCACGCGGCCGGCGGACAGGTGGACGCGGAGTTCCTCGCCCAGTTCCTCGTGCTCATCCATGCCGAACGGCATCCGGAGATCGTCGATACCGCGACGGCGCGCATCCTCACCGTGGCGGGCTGGCTTCAGCTCCTGAGTCCCGAGGATTGCCAGACCCTCTCCAACGCCTGCCGGCTCTATCAGGATCTCACGCAGGTGCTCCGCCTCGCCATCGACCGGCCATTCGTGCCGGCGCAGGCGAGCCCGGCGCTGAAAGCGCTGCTGGCGCGGGCGGGCGAGATGCCGGACTTCTCCTCCCTCGACGCCCATCTCACCGACACGGAAGCGCGCGTGCGGGCCATCTTCGAGCGCATTCTGGAAGCCGCTTCCGCCTGA
- a CDS encoding superoxide dismutase gives MDATPTASLLNASLPAASSRPAVSRRTALALGAGAMASVLAAPHVARAAVPFVLPPLPYPEDALVPTISARTVGLHYGKHHKGYYDKLNVLVQGKPYADMTLAEVVVSARKANDADVFNNAAQAWNHNLYWESFKGGPAAPKGTFAQQVEKDFQSLVGLQRKLVEQGDKVFGTGWVWLVRDGDKLDIIGMKDAINPLPDGKTVLLGIDVWEHAYYLDYENRRTAHVEAVVKDRVNWQVVGERWG, from the coding sequence ATGGACGCCACGCCCACCGCTTCCTTGCTCAACGCCTCCTTGCCCGCCGCTTCGTCCCGCCCCGCCGTCTCCCGCCGTACCGCTCTGGCCCTCGGGGCCGGCGCCATGGCGAGCGTGCTCGCCGCGCCCCATGTCGCCCGCGCCGCCGTGCCCTTCGTGCTGCCGCCGCTGCCCTATCCCGAGGATGCGCTGGTGCCGACCATCTCGGCCCGCACGGTCGGCCTGCACTATGGCAAGCATCACAAGGGTTATTACGACAAGCTGAACGTGCTCGTGCAGGGCAAGCCCTATGCGGACATGACGCTGGCCGAAGTGGTGGTCTCCGCCCGCAAGGCCAATGACGCGGACGTCTTCAACAATGCCGCTCAGGCCTGGAACCACAATCTCTACTGGGAGAGCTTCAAGGGCGGCCCCGCGGCGCCGAAGGGCACCTTTGCCCAGCAGGTGGAGAAGGATTTCCAGTCCCTCGTCGGTCTCCAGCGCAAACTGGTGGAGCAGGGCGACAAGGTGTTCGGCACCGGGTGGGTCTGGCTCGTGCGCGATGGCGACAAGCTCGACATCATCGGCATGAAGGACGCCATCAACCCGCTGCCGGACGGCAAGACGGTGCTGCTCGGCATCGACGTGTGGGAGCACGCTTATTATCTCGACTATGAGAACCGCCGCACCGCCCATGTGGAGGCGGTGGTGAAGGACCGCGTGAACTGGCAGGTGGTCGGCGAGCGCTGGGGCTGA
- a CDS encoding MFS transporter has product MRTETSDSAHSHATRPHGQSLHGTPEDVQRVQDYIDETPIWRDGTVVPAAPMTAMQWRIWSLAAAGKFFEGLVVFMTGVALPLMGAEFGMTPLQHGLVSAATLFGILVGALALGGLADQFGRKPMFVFEMALFILFLGLLAAAPNFSWMLIFLFGIGLALGCDYPTAHLVISESIPSSSRGRLVLGAFSFQALGALSGTAVGYLVLVFDPTLSAWRLMYAVAIVPALIVLAGRFFITESSHWLLAKGRVPEAEHNLKRLLTRQPRYPKHIRLKGLHEPGLARPESHLLVLFRRKNLRATLFASLPWFLQDLGTYGIGIFTPTILAAALGADTSIRMPGVAGLIAGDMRAAQGAAFIDILLIVGMVAAVMLADKVGRVLLQVFGFLGCAAGLLLASFHDAFTGPAQIALIYAGFMLFNFMCNMGPNAQTYLLAGEVFPTHIRGIGAGFAAAFGKVGAVLTAFLFPILLSTLGTSNLLYMLVATSLLGALITWLLRIETKGRRLDDVGL; this is encoded by the coding sequence ATGCGTACCGAAACCAGCGACAGCGCCCACAGCCACGCCACACGGCCGCACGGCCAGTCCCTGCACGGCACGCCCGAGGACGTGCAGCGGGTGCAGGACTATATCGACGAGACGCCCATCTGGCGCGACGGCACGGTCGTTCCGGCGGCGCCCATGACGGCCATGCAGTGGCGGATCTGGAGCCTCGCCGCCGCCGGCAAGTTCTTCGAGGGTCTCGTCGTGTTCATGACCGGCGTCGCCCTGCCGCTCATGGGCGCCGAGTTCGGCATGACGCCGCTCCAGCATGGCCTCGTCAGCGCCGCCACCCTGTTCGGCATCCTCGTGGGTGCGCTGGCGCTGGGCGGCCTTGCCGACCAGTTCGGCCGCAAGCCCATGTTCGTGTTCGAGATGGCGCTGTTCATCCTGTTTCTCGGCCTGCTCGCCGCAGCGCCGAATTTCAGCTGGATGCTCATCTTCCTCTTCGGCATCGGTCTGGCGCTCGGCTGCGATTATCCGACAGCCCATCTCGTCATCTCGGAAAGCATCCCGAGTTCCTCGCGCGGCCGGCTCGTGCTCGGCGCCTTCTCCTTCCAGGCGCTGGGCGCGCTCAGCGGAACGGCCGTCGGCTATCTGGTGCTCGTCTTCGATCCGACCCTCAGCGCCTGGCGGCTCATGTACGCCGTGGCCATCGTCCCCGCGCTGATCGTGCTCGCCGGCCGCTTCTTCATCACCGAGAGCAGCCACTGGCTGCTGGCGAAGGGCCGGGTGCCGGAGGCCGAGCACAATCTCAAGCGGCTGCTGACCCGCCAGCCGCGCTACCCCAAGCACATCCGTCTCAAGGGCCTGCACGAGCCCGGCCTCGCCCGACCGGAAAGCCACCTTCTGGTGCTGTTCCGCCGCAAGAACCTGCGGGCGACGCTGTTCGCCTCCCTGCCGTGGTTCCTTCAGGACCTCGGCACCTACGGCATCGGCATCTTCACCCCCACCATCCTTGCCGCCGCACTGGGGGCCGACACCTCCATCCGCATGCCCGGTGTCGCCGGTCTCATTGCGGGTGACATGCGCGCCGCCCAGGGCGCGGCCTTCATCGACATCCTTCTGATCGTCGGCATGGTGGCGGCAGTGATGCTGGCGGACAAGGTGGGCCGCGTGCTGTTGCAGGTGTTCGGCTTCCTCGGCTGCGCCGCCGGCCTGCTGCTCGCCTCGTTCCACGACGCCTTCACCGGCCCGGCGCAGATCGCGCTCATCTATGCCGGCTTCATGCTTTTCAACTTCATGTGCAACATGGGCCCCAACGCCCAGACCTACCTGCTGGCAGGCGAGGTGTTTCCCACCCACATCCGCGGGATCGGGGCGGGCTTTGCCGCCGCCTTCGGCAAGGTGGGGGCGGTGCTGACCGCCTTCCTCTTCCCCATCCTGCTCAGCACGCTCGGCACGTCGAACCTGCTCTACATGCTGGTGGCGACCTCGCTCCTCGGGGCGCTCATCACCTGGCTGCTGCGGATCGAGACCAAGGGCCGCCGGCTCGACGACGTGGGCCTGTGA
- a CDS encoding class I SAM-dependent methyltransferase has translation MDWVTFWDGAHSIYVNDRHKMVHYQRITADIVSLIPDPSSRVMDYGCGEALGAPTLADNCAQLILADAAPTVRATLKDRLGGEPNISVLSPEETAELPPASLDLIIANSLLQYISKADLKALLAQWRGLLAPGGAVILADVIPPNVSAVQDAAALLTFGAREGFFFSALLGLARTAVSPYRKLRADLGLTTYEEGEMITLLRGAGYLPQRLPKNIGHNQRRMAFRAVL, from the coding sequence ATGGATTGGGTGACGTTCTGGGATGGAGCCCATTCCATCTATGTGAACGACCGGCACAAGATGGTGCATTACCAGCGCATCACCGCCGACATCGTTTCCCTTATTCCCGATCCGTCCAGCCGCGTGATGGACTATGGGTGCGGCGAAGCGCTGGGCGCGCCGACGCTGGCCGACAATTGCGCGCAACTGATCCTCGCCGATGCGGCGCCGACCGTGCGGGCGACCTTGAAGGACCGGCTCGGCGGCGAGCCGAACATCTCCGTCCTCTCCCCGGAGGAAACGGCGGAACTCCCCCCGGCCAGCCTCGATCTCATCATCGCCAATTCGCTGCTCCAGTATATTTCCAAGGCCGATCTCAAGGCCTTGCTGGCGCAGTGGCGGGGCCTGCTGGCGCCCGGCGGCGCGGTCATCCTGGCGGACGTGATCCCGCCCAACGTCAGCGCGGTGCAGGATGCGGCGGCACTCCTCACCTTCGGCGCGCGCGAGGGCTTCTTCTTCTCTGCGCTCCTCGGTCTCGCCAGGACGGCAGTCTCGCCCTATCGCAAGCTCAGGGCCGACCTCGGGCTGACCACCTATGAGGAAGGCGAGATGATCACGCTGCTGCGGGGCGCCGGCTATCTGCCCCAGCGCCTGCCGAAGAACATCGGCCACAACCAGCGCCGCATGGCCTTCCGGGCCGTTCTGTAA
- a CDS encoding GtrA family protein, protein MFALLTRLAQRHRAFFLQFATFVGVGLTAAAGHFTTLAIMVERNWAGPVLASLAGFIVGSVISYSLNRRFTFESTRSHAGALPRFATVAGIAFIMTGVLMDLLVHRIGLYYLLAQAITTGLVMIWTFSAYRIWAFAHKAGAREQRAE, encoded by the coding sequence GTGTTCGCCCTCCTGACCCGCCTCGCCCAGCGTCACCGCGCCTTCTTCCTTCAGTTCGCGACGTTCGTGGGCGTGGGCTTGACCGCGGCGGCCGGCCATTTCACCACGCTGGCCATCATGGTGGAGCGCAATTGGGCAGGGCCGGTTCTTGCCTCCCTGGCGGGCTTCATCGTCGGCAGCGTCATTTCCTATAGCCTCAACCGTCGTTTCACCTTCGAATCGACGCGCAGCCACGCGGGCGCCCTGCCCCGCTTCGCCACGGTGGCCGGTATTGCCTTCATCATGACCGGGGTGCTGATGGACCTGCTGGTGCACCGCATCGGGCTCTATTACCTGCTGGCGCAGGCCATCACGACCGGGCTGGTGATGATCTGGACCTTCAGTGCCTACCGGATCTGGGCCTTCGCCCATAAGGCCGGTGCGCGCGAGCAGCGGGCCGAATAG
- the carB gene encoding carbamoyl-phosphate synthase large subunit encodes MPKRTDLETILIVGAGPIVIGQACEFDYSGTQACKALREEGYRVVLVNSNPATIMTDPDMADVTYIEPITPEIVAKIIEKERGDRSKGFALLPTMGGQTALNCALSLKKMGTLEKFDVEMIGATAEAIDKAEDRELFRDAMTKIGLDTPRSRQIKTLGEALEALDEVGLPAIIRPSFTMGGTGGGIAYNKAEFIEIIERGIDASPTNEVLVEESVLGWKEYEMEVVRDKADNCIIVCSIENLDPMGVHTGDSITVAPALTLTDKEYQIMRDASLAVLREIGVETGGSNVQFAIDPASGRMIVIEMNPRVSRSSALASKATGFPIAKVAARLAVGYTLDEIANDITGGATPASFEPTIDYVVTKIPRFAFEKFPGADNTLTTSMKSVGEAMAIGRTFQESLQKALRSLETGLTGLDEIDIEGLGQGDDGSAIRAAIGVPTPDRLLKVAQAMRFGLTDAQIHAACKIDPWFLEQIRAIVDTEAKVRKFGLPTTPGALRALKAQGFSDARLATLAGIGEAEVRERRHALDVRPAYKRIDTCAAEFASPTAYMYSTYEAPFAGKLADEAQPSEREKVVILGGGPNRIGQGIEFDYCCCHAAFALKDAGYEAIMVNCNPETVSTDYDTSDRLYFEPLTSEDVLELIDRERTKGTLKGVIVQFGGQTPLKLARALEEADVPILGTSPDAIDLAEDRDRFKHLLDKLKLRQPANGIAYSVEQGRTVASELGYPLVVRPSYVLGGRAMQIIRDDSQLGDYLLDTLPGLVPQDVKSRYPNDKTGQINTVLGKNPLLFDRYLSDAIEVDVDALCDGKDVFIAGIMEHIEEAGIHSGDSACSLPPHSLDEDTIAALEKQTAAMALALGVGGLMNVQYAIKDGVIYVLEVNPRASRTVPFVAKVIGSPIAKIAARVMAGEKIASFGLKKSTLKHIAVKEAVFPFARFPGVDTVLGPEMRSTGEVMGLDTDYGVAFAKSQLGGGTKVPKSGTVFVSVKDSDKPRILPTIKMLVDLGFKVIATSGTQRFLAENGVEAGKINKVLEGRPHIVDDIKNGGVQLVFNTTEGQQALSDSRSLRRAALLHKVPYYTTLSGAIAAAQGIKAYVGDDLQVRALQSYFK; translated from the coding sequence ATGCCGAAACGCACCGACCTCGAAACCATCCTCATCGTCGGCGCCGGTCCGATCGTCATCGGCCAGGCCTGCGAATTCGACTATTCCGGCACGCAGGCCTGCAAGGCCTTGCGCGAGGAGGGCTACCGGGTTGTCCTGGTGAACTCCAATCCGGCGACCATCATGACCGACCCGGACATGGCGGACGTCACCTATATCGAGCCGATCACGCCGGAAATCGTCGCCAAGATCATCGAGAAGGAGCGCGGTGACCGCTCCAAGGGCTTCGCCCTCCTGCCCACCATGGGCGGCCAGACGGCGCTGAACTGCGCCCTGTCGCTCAAGAAGATGGGCACGCTCGAGAAGTTCGACGTGGAAATGATCGGCGCGACCGCGGAGGCCATCGACAAGGCCGAGGACCGCGAGCTGTTCCGCGACGCCATGACCAAGATCGGCCTCGACACGCCCCGGTCGCGCCAGATCAAGACGCTGGGTGAAGCCCTGGAAGCGCTGGACGAGGTGGGCCTGCCCGCCATCATCCGCCCCTCCTTCACCATGGGCGGCACCGGCGGCGGCATCGCCTACAACAAGGCGGAGTTCATCGAGATCATCGAGCGCGGCATCGACGCTTCCCCCACCAATGAGGTGCTGGTGGAAGAGAGCGTGCTGGGCTGGAAGGAGTATGAGATGGAGGTCGTCCGCGACAAGGCGGACAACTGCATCATCGTCTGCTCCATCGAGAATCTCGACCCGATGGGCGTCCACACGGGCGATTCCATCACCGTCGCGCCGGCTCTGACGCTGACGGACAAGGAATACCAGATCATGCGCGACGCCTCGCTGGCGGTGCTGCGCGAGATCGGTGTGGAGACCGGCGGCTCCAACGTGCAGTTCGCCATCGATCCGGCCTCCGGCCGCATGATCGTGATCGAGATGAACCCGCGCGTGTCGCGCTCCTCGGCGCTGGCCTCCAAGGCGACGGGCTTCCCCATCGCCAAGGTCGCGGCGCGCCTTGCGGTCGGCTACACGCTGGACGAGATCGCCAACGACATCACCGGCGGCGCGACCCCGGCCTCCTTCGAGCCCACGATCGACTACGTGGTCACGAAGATCCCGCGCTTCGCCTTCGAGAAATTCCCCGGCGCCGATAACACCCTCACCACCTCCATGAAGTCGGTGGGCGAGGCGATGGCCATCGGCCGTACCTTCCAGGAGAGCTTGCAGAAGGCGCTGCGCTCGCTGGAGACCGGCCTCACCGGCCTCGACGAGATCGACATCGAGGGCCTCGGCCAGGGCGATGATGGCAGCGCCATCCGCGCCGCCATCGGCGTGCCGACCCCGGATCGCCTCCTCAAGGTGGCGCAGGCCATGCGTTTCGGCCTCACCGACGCGCAGATCCATGCCGCCTGCAAGATCGACCCGTGGTTCCTGGAGCAGATCCGCGCCATCGTCGACACCGAGGCGAAGGTGCGCAAGTTCGGCCTGCCCACCACGCCCGGCGCGCTGCGCGCCCTGAAGGCGCAGGGCTTCTCGGACGCCCGTCTCGCCACGCTCGCCGGCATCGGCGAGGCCGAGGTGCGTGAGCGCCGCCATGCCCTCGACGTGCGTCCGGCCTACAAGCGCATCGACACCTGCGCGGCCGAGTTCGCCTCGCCCACCGCTTACATGTACTCGACCTATGAGGCGCCGTTCGCCGGCAAGCTGGCCGACGAGGCCCAGCCCTCCGAGCGCGAGAAGGTGGTGATCCTCGGCGGCGGCCCCAACCGCATCGGCCAGGGCATCGAGTTCGACTATTGCTGCTGCCATGCGGCCTTCGCCCTCAAGGATGCGGGCTATGAGGCCATCATGGTCAACTGCAATCCGGAGACGGTCTCCACCGACTATGACACGTCGGACCGGCTCTATTTCGAGCCGCTGACCTCCGAGGACGTGCTGGAGCTGATCGACCGCGAGCGCACGAAGGGCACGCTGAAGGGCGTGATCGTGCAGTTCGGCGGCCAGACGCCCCTGAAGCTCGCCCGCGCGCTGGAAGAGGCGGACGTGCCGATCCTCGGCACCTCGCCCGACGCCATCGACCTCGCCGAGGACCGCGACCGCTTCAAGCACCTGCTGGACAAGCTGAAGCTGCGCCAGCCGGCGAACGGCATCGCCTATTCGGTGGAGCAGGGCCGCACGGTCGCGTCCGAGCTTGGCTATCCGCTGGTGGTGCGCCCGTCCTATGTTCTGGGCGGCCGGGCCATGCAGATCATCCGCGATGATTCGCAGCTCGGCGACTATCTGCTCGACACCCTGCCGGGCCTCGTGCCGCAGGATGTGAAGTCGCGCTACCCCAACGACAAGACCGGCCAGATCAACACGGTGCTGGGCAAGAACCCGCTCCTGTTCGACCGCTATCTGTCGGACGCCATCGAGGTGGACGTCGACGCGCTGTGCGACGGCAAGGACGTCTTCATCGCCGGCATCATGGAGCACATCGAGGAGGCCGGCATCCATTCGGGTGACAGCGCCTGCTCGCTGCCGCCCCACTCGCTGGACGAGGACACCATCGCCGCGCTGGAGAAGCAGACCGCGGCCATGGCGCTGGCGCTCGGCGTCGGCGGCCTCATGAACGTGCAGTACGCCATCAAGGATGGCGTGATCTACGTTCTGGAAGTGAACCCGCGCGCCTCGCGCACGGTGCCCTTCGTCGCCAAGGTGATCGGCTCGCCGATTGCCAAGATCGCGGCCCGTGTGATGGCCGGCGAGAAGATCGCCTCCTTCGGCCTGAAGAAGAGCACGCTGAAGCACATCGCGGTGAAGGAAGCGGTGTTCCCCTTCGCCCGCTTCCCGGGTGTGGACACCGTGCTCGGCCCGGAGATGCGCTCCACCGGCGAGGTGATGGGTCTCGACACCGATTACGGCGTCGCCTTCGCCAAGAGCCAGCTCGGCGGCGGCACCAAGGTTCCGAAGTCGGGCACCGTCTTCGTCTCGGTGAAGGACAGTGACAAGCCGCGCATCCTGCCCACCATCAAGATGCTGGTGGATCTCGGCTTCAAGGTGATCGCCACCTCCGGCACGCAGCGCTTCCTCGCCGAGAACGGCGTCGAGGCCGGCAAGATCAACAAGGTGCTGGAAGGTCGCCCGCACATCGTGGACGACATCAAGAATGGCGGCGTGCAACTGGTGTTCAACACCACGGAAGGCCAGCAGGCCCTTTCCGACAGCCGGTCGCTGCGCCGGGCGGCCCTCTTGCACAAAGTGCCGTATTACACCACGCTGTCAGGTGCCATTGCTGCGGCGCAGGGGATCAAGGCCTATGTGGGCGACGATCTCCAGGTCCGCGCGCTGCAAAGCTACTTCAAGTGA
- the greA gene encoding transcription elongation factor GreA, whose amino-acid sequence MEKIPMTGAGFVALEEELRFRQQVERPRIISAISEARAHGDLSENAEYHAAKELQSLNEGRIAELEDKISRAEVIDVSKLSGDIVKFGATVTLVDEDTEEERVWQIVGDSEADAKAGRISISSPVARALIGKKKGSSVEVVTPKGARSFEIVEVRWA is encoded by the coding sequence ATGGAAAAGATTCCCATGACGGGGGCGGGTTTCGTCGCCCTTGAGGAAGAGTTGCGTTTCCGTCAGCAGGTGGAGCGCCCGCGGATCATCAGCGCCATTTCCGAAGCGCGCGCCCATGGCGACCTCTCCGAGAATGCCGAATATCACGCGGCCAAGGAGCTTCAGTCCCTGAACGAGGGCCGGATCGCGGAGCTCGAGGACAAGATCTCGCGCGCCGAGGTCATCGACGTGTCCAAGCTCTCGGGCGACATCGTGAAGTTCGGCGCCACCGTCACGCTGGTGGACGAGGACACCGAGGAAGAGCGCGTGTGGCAGATCGTCGGCGACAGCGAGGCTGACGCGAAGGCGGGCCGCATTTCCATCTCCTCGCCGGTGGCGCGTGCGCTGATCGGCAAGAAGAAGGGCTCGTCCGTCGAGGTCGTGACGCCCAAGGGTGCGCGCTCGTTCGAGATCGTCGAGGTCCGCTGGGCCTGA